The sequence below is a genomic window from Theobroma cacao cultivar B97-61/B2 chromosome 6, Criollo_cocoa_genome_V2, whole genome shotgun sequence.
atttaaattagttaatttaggtgagtcatctaatcttagttaattttatgattaatttggtgttaatgtgattaagctaggttattattgatttattcatacttttgtaggtgtttaatgaagaaagaattttaataGAAGAAGGAAAACAATTTCGAGGTGTAGActttcattatatatattttggtatttcaatcataactctctctacataactccaaatgagatgattcttagaccattggaaagctaagagaaaacgctacaaattttatgtttaccactttgtcCAGTTCAGCCTGAAAagtggtcaaaaatcttattGAAATTAGAGTACTGAAGCAGTCCTAGaacaattatgatttttactatttaaatGGTAAGGCTGGGACTTTGGAGGAGGTAGGTCACAGCCCATgtagtctgatgaggaaatcttGATGGGAATTGACttttttcttcacccaacttgccCTAACGTCAaagctttataaaaataacctttcGAAAGACTTTTAGGGGAGAAGAAAACACCAGATTGAGAGCTGAAAATCAAGTCacaaaatcattaaagaaaagtcTCATTTGAGCTAAAGAAGAAATTGAGGAATTCAAGAAGATCTGGAGATCAAGAATTCAACTCTTGggttccttttatttttttgttgttattttattttcttggtttcgGTTGTGATGATTAActttaatttgatgatgatgtgtaaCTTGATGGGAAACTAATTCATTTATCTAATATTATGATTGAAATCAATACGTAatctgatttatttatctttcttttgcttatgtttgatagatttaagttatttattttattatgttcttaatgcttctaattgactggccaccaattaaattgaattaaaaacttaagttaaaccttgacgaaagAAATTTatgtagaccttgaatagaatagcgtatgatcgaatacacttagttgattaggtgatttgatttgcatataaggtaaacatacacctataaaaaattaattaacctAGATATAAAAATCACTTTTCAGCTACTCCTTATAATACAAGTGAAACACAAAAGTTAGTTTTTTGAGTCGTCAGAAAACTAACAAAAAAGCCTAATTGCATACTTTCTTGAGTGActtgaaaaatagttttccGACTTTGTGATTCGGCTAGGAAGAATGTGATTATGCGGAGAGGACAAGTTGTTGTCCACCTTGTTAGCATAAAAGCATAGTTGAGAAAGCTCCCTCTTTgtgaaggttcaagtgcaacTGTGTGTGCAATAgttagaggccaaacacttgggtggCTTGGGTTCTTCCTCCCTTTGTGGTGTACACGAGCTTGAGTGGAAACGAGACTAGTGCCGTATCTTCTCTCAATCAAGAGGATTGGCCATCGTGATTACCACATCACTTGGTAAAGGTAATACTATTTTTTGATTACTTCTCTTCTAGTTTTGCTTGTATTAAAACTACCAAAGTGATTCATGGGTGGTAGCATGACATGgtacatttaaatttttatttgtcgcTGCATATGATAATTGTTGTCTCTGAGTTTTATGCCATTCTAGCACAAAACTGGTGTTATTTGCCATATTTCCAAAATCTAAATCAAAGCCAAAGATAAGGACACTTTGTGCATGTTTGGTGGGGGACAAGGGCATAACCAATTTCCATTTAGGAGAACCTTGTCTTCTTATATTGTAAGTATTTTTAACTTCTTCTGACTCCTTTTGTGAAACATAAGTTGCTTGAtgtcataaataaaatttacagtgtGTTTATTATGTTACAGTCTTGTAAATTTTATGTCTTCAaacttttgtttatatttcCTGAACCAATTTTGGTTTTAGATCTGTCATTACGTTGGAATTATATCAGTTTGGTGAAATAAAGtctaaaaatgaagaaaaatgaaacttgAAGGGAAAAATAATGACTGTACACAATTTGTGTGTGCAAGATGTGTCCGTGTAGCATTATCCTCTACTTTATCCAAATAAAATGAATGGCAAGAAAGTTTATGCAATTATACCCTGAGAATTAAACAATGATCTTCAAGTGAATTCTCTCAAAAGGGAGTTTCTCATTTCTGTTTTGATTTATCAATATTAAACTAAGCTTGATAATGTAGCAAAAATATCCAAAAGAAGaggggaaaagaaagaacaaataattaaAGTACGTTCTAACTTTTGAAGACACTGATAATGATGAAGCTTGAAGCATACGTTTGATGTGTTCAACCAAAATAAGGTTGTATTTACAGCAGCAGTTTTCCAAGTGCCAACCCCAGTGAGGAAAGTCAAGAATCTTCACAGTTCATCGTGCAATTCTTCCTTTGGTGAATGAAATTTTGGCTCTGCTGCCAGGAGATACCTAGCAGCCAATGATGCATGAAGTGCAGCACCATAAGGAAGTACATCTTCATTGATCATAAAGTAGGGTGAGTGGACAGATTTGAGCTGTGGACCGGTGTCATCCCGCATTCCAAGCATGAAGAAATAGCCAGGAATTGCCTCTTGGTAAAATGCAAAATCCTCAGATCCCATGAGTGGTTGCATGTCTTTAACTTTGTCAGCACCAAGCATGTCCCCTGCAACATTTTGGAAGTGCTCATGCAAGTCCTTATTATTTACGGTTGGAGGGAAAATGGGTACCGGTTTCTCATTTTCGTAGAAATCAACAGTTGCACTACACCTCTGCACAGCAGCTTGCCCTTTGATAACCTGTCACTCGAGTAAATCAGATTTTTGGGATGGCAAACTTATAAACACGTGTGATTAGTACAACCTTCTAAATGCTGGGAATCcaagaaaaaacaatatttttcaaCCTCTTTCTTAACATGTTAGACAaggcttttgttttcttctttgtacTTTTAAGGATTGCTGAACTATTTGCAAAATGGCTAACACCAAATATCTAACTAATATACCTCCTCAATCCGCTGCTTTAGTTGCGTTAGACTTTCTTTGGAAAATGCTCGGAAGGTCCCACCAATTGTAACTGAATCAGGAATGACATTGAAAGCACCACCTCCTTGAAATTTTGCAACTGTCACCACCTTCATGCAAATGGTTTGTTAAAGTCCAGAGCATTATAAAAAGTACATATCATATTGGTTTGATGAGCCGGGGAAAATATGTCAAcggaaggaaaagaaaaattctgtCATGATTGCTAATGGACAGGAAGAATGACTTAAGCATCGAAAAACATATCCTGCAAAGTAAAGAAAATCTGAGAAAAGTAATCAAAATTCCACTAGGTTACATATTATATGTTATCTTTATTAATGAGAGTACATAAGATCCTGAGCTAATATTTCTAAGAatgataatttaataaatataacatatttgaaattgaattgtcaaagggaaaccaaaatttttagaaGTTCTCCCTTTGCATTTTTAGTTTAGTGGGGAATTTAAGAACTAGTTGAACCTAGAGATCTCCTCCCTCTCATCAACGGATCAGAAGTGCAAAGCTGCTTTTCCTCCCTCCATCTATACTGTTTTAACTTTACTCATCCCTTAAGACCTTGGTTTTGTTCCCTAACCAGTATTTACAAGGACAGGTTCATAGAGTTGAGTAATTTCAGGTTCTAATTAAAGAAACATAACATgctattaacaaaataaacataaatctATTGCTAAATTAGCTTAACAGAACACTTAAAAATACACCACAACACCAACAACCAATTCAAAATGTATATGCAAGCACATGACATAATTTCTCAGTTATTCTTTATAATTGTCCGTCATTCCATCTTCACAGATGGTAAACATGACCATTCACTCAAATGCACATCCTAGCAACTTGTTGCCTGATAATTACATCAGCCACATCAAAGTAAACTGCTGCAGCCTCGTTATCGAAAAACTGGTATCATTtactttaatctttaaaaaggAAAGTTTTCTGAATCTTCAACATTGCAAGGAgttcttttgaaaaaaaaaaaaaatttgcaagGAGAACCACTCAACTTAATTCCAAAATCCAAGTGAGGAATCATCTTGATTACAAATTTTAGAGAAAGGTAATTTGGGCCATAGAAGGACAAAACAGCATCTATAGCATAATAACAGCATTATAGTAAGCCAAAAAATATAGACAAATCATTGCTTAGTATGCACAGGAAGGAAAGCACAGAATGCAAGAAGCAGTGCAAAAAAGAAATGTACCTGGGAATCCAGTGGATCAGCTTCACGTGAAACAAGATGTTGTAGGCTAACAATAACATTAGAGGCTGCCAAAATTGGATCTATTGAATGCTGAGGAATGGCTGCATGGCCTCCTTTTCCGCTTATTACTGCTTCAAAGAAGCCACTCCCAGCCAATAGAGGACCGGGCCTGGAGGCCACTGTACCAATAGGTTGATCAGGTACAACATGTAGCCCAAAGATTGCATCAACGTTCTTTAACACACCAGCATCTAGCATCTTCTTTGCCCCTCCACCTCCTTCCTCAGCTGGTTGGAAAACAAGAAGAACTGTACcctgattaagaaataaaattgaacAGCATCAAGCATCTATAAGTGAAAGAAGGAAGCTAACACAGTTAAAACTTGCGGGGGACAATGTGTGAATATCAATAGGAGAACAGGTACTGGCTACAGAATAACAGGCTAGATAATCTCAGAGAACTGGTACTGGATACAGAATCACAGGCTAGATAATCTGCTGCCTTTCTTCAGTTAGGTCAGAAGTCTTTCTCTAGCCAGAATTTCAGGTTAAGAGTCTATCGATTGTCAGCATAACAATGAATAAAGTTTCTAACAAACATCCACAAGGAACTTTAAGTGCCTTTTTCAGTAAGAGAATTCTCAGATGTTTCAATTACCTACGAATGCGTAGGCTCCCTAGAGCTACTTAGGGAGGTATCTTGTTGTAACAATAAGATTTTGAAACAATTCCATATTCCTATTATACATTAATATATTGTCTTTTATGGCATTTTCTCTCATGTCTACTTTACTGCATGCACATCCTCTACCTTCATTATtatagaagagaaaaaaattgatacaaGGAGATTCCGTCAATCATATC
It includes:
- the LOC18596086 gene encoding IAA-amino acid hydrolase ILR1-like 4; translated protein: MSFSKFVSFVLMLHLLNTTVVLSSSSLSSSNGWSEIPKKFLHFAKGQELVDWIVGIRRKIHENPELGYEEFETSKLIREELDKMGIPYKYPVSVTGVVGYVGTGKPPFVAIRADMDALAMEELVEFEHKSKNPGKMHACGHDAHVSMLLGAAKILKEHLEELKGTVLLVFQPAEEGGGGAKKMLDAGVLKNVDAIFGLHVVPDQPIGTVASRPGPLLAGSGFFEAVISGKGGHAAIPQHSIDPILAASNVIVSLQHLVSREADPLDSQVVTVAKFQGGGAFNVIPDSVTIGGTFRAFSKESLTQLKQRIEEVIKGQAAVQRCSATVDFYENEKPVPIFPPTVNNKDLHEHFQNVAGDMLGADKVKDMQPLMGSEDFAFYQEAIPGYFFMLGMRDDTGPQLKSVHSPYFMINEDVLPYGAALHASLAARYLLAAEPKFHSPKEELHDEL